One region of Vicinamibacteria bacterium genomic DNA includes:
- a CDS encoding amidohydrolase family protein, with the protein PISLDRIYRGIAVNTKVFELMGIEFDDPSTHPEWFTRTPRDFEPGDIIFRDDTGLPNGVFVGTKAPRLVADAIPEKSLEQKVESLVLGLKVLTTYGITAIVEPGNQIGRVNRVYQEAYDQGLLPVRVTIYDGWYRSGDPVGLGEPERIAARLEALGFHNLGDEWLKIRGVKSSADGGIGSRSAAMSAPFLTIPQDPLGEENFGSYRDPDFEYRLAQFEPIAEYGWEIHTHACGDAAIRQTMDVYKILMDRIRSKRPGADLRWSIIHCYLPDEPETSVINDMARYRVIAAINPANLYFEGDSFVRNIGPERMARHTPYKTFLDAGVMMASGSDYPNNSPDPWIGMYQMVTRRHQISGAVHGPEQRISFLDALATFTRNGAYLTFDDDIRGTLEPGKLADLVVVDADLTALDLHPEALLRMSEKVLATVVAGKAVYERDGFWKSYALHDLPVER; encoded by the coding sequence TCCCATCTCGCTCGACCGCATCTATCGAGGCATTGCGGTCAACACGAAAGTCTTCGAGCTGATGGGAATCGAATTCGACGATCCCTCTACGCACCCGGAGTGGTTCACCCGGACGCCGCGTGATTTCGAGCCCGGGGACATCATCTTTCGCGACGACACCGGGCTTCCGAATGGTGTCTTCGTGGGGACGAAGGCGCCTCGGCTGGTGGCCGACGCCATCCCGGAGAAATCACTCGAGCAGAAAGTCGAAAGCCTGGTCCTTGGTTTGAAAGTGCTCACGACCTACGGCATCACCGCGATCGTCGAGCCCGGCAATCAGATCGGCCGCGTCAACCGCGTGTATCAGGAAGCCTACGATCAGGGTCTGCTTCCCGTCCGGGTCACGATCTACGACGGATGGTATCGGAGCGGAGACCCGGTTGGGCTCGGGGAGCCGGAGCGGATCGCCGCAAGGCTCGAGGCCCTCGGATTCCACAATCTGGGAGACGAGTGGCTCAAGATTCGCGGGGTGAAGTCCTCGGCGGACGGAGGAATCGGCTCACGAAGCGCGGCGATGAGCGCTCCGTTCCTGACGATTCCCCAGGACCCGCTGGGCGAAGAGAATTTCGGCTCTTACCGCGATCCCGATTTCGAATACCGGCTCGCTCAGTTCGAGCCCATCGCCGAGTACGGCTGGGAGATCCACACCCACGCCTGCGGGGATGCCGCCATTCGCCAGACCATGGACGTCTACAAGATTCTGATGGACCGCATTCGCAGCAAGCGGCCCGGGGCGGATCTTCGCTGGAGCATCATCCATTGCTACCTACCCGACGAACCGGAAACATCGGTCATCAACGACATGGCGCGCTACAGGGTCATCGCCGCCATCAATCCGGCAAACCTCTATTTCGAGGGAGATTCCTTCGTGCGGAACATCGGCCCCGAGCGCATGGCGCGACACACGCCGTACAAGACCTTCCTCGATGCAGGTGTAATGATGGCGTCGGGCTCCGATTATCCGAACAATTCTCCGGACCCCTGGATCGGCATGTACCAGATGGTCACTCGCCGGCATCAAATCTCGGGCGCGGTCCATGGCCCCGAACAGCGAATCTCGTTCCTCGATGCGCTCGCCACCTTCACGCGCAACGGCGCTTATCTCACCTTCGACGACGATATTCGGGGAACGCTAGAACCCGGCAAGCTCGCCGACCTCGTGGTCGTGGACGCGGATCTGACCGCCCTAGATCTCCATCCGGAGGCGCTGCTGAGAATGAGCGAAAAGGTCCTGGCCACGGTCGTCGCCGGCAAGGCCGTCTATGAGAGAGA